From Hypomesus transpacificus isolate Combined female chromosome 3, fHypTra1, whole genome shotgun sequence:
GAGAGGTGCAAGGCAGGACAGGGAGTGGGAGAAAACGAGAGAAACGGTGGGactgagagagtgggaggaagaTTGAAAGAGTGGGAAGGGGTGTGAGCAAAATAGTATGTTCAtacatggggggggggttctacagAATTAgtggaggaaggaagaaaggatggaaggaaggtGGGTGAGACTCAGAGAAGGATCTCAGCCAGGGCTGATGGTGTCCTCCGAGAGGTAAAAGCGCGCCCGGAGACAGGCTTATGACAGAGATGGATCTGAGGGGAGAGCTGTGCGTACCTCCAGCAGATGGTTGTCTCGGCCAGGCATCAGCCAGGCCTGAGTAATGTCTGCATCAGCTATCGCCCACCGACCAACCAGCACACAGCGGCCCTTGAGGGGGCGGGCCCTACAGATGTTGTGCCTCGTACACTGCCTCTATGGGCGACCAGCGGGCCAGATGCTTGGTACGGAGATGAAAAGTGCTAATGCTGCAGTACAGATCCATTATGGGTGCTGAGGGTCTGAGACACCGGAGCCCATTTAGCTGTCCTGACTAAGACAGCTTATCTTTTCCTACACCACTACCAGTGTGTATAAATAGCCTATATTGTAGTTATTTTTCATGTTGTACTATTGTTGAAGAAATACATTGTTGGAGAGCCTTGCCATGAGAGTTTGTCTATGCTACATGTGTAGTAGGAAACAGGATAGGCTGTGGTTTACTCTATGGATGGAAAGTGGTCCAACTCTCCGCTCAGAGAGAACCTGAAAAATGTGCCGGTGTTGCTGTGTGGCTCTTTCACCTCTAAAACATCGCCTGCGCCACAGGCACACTATTCATCTGCACCTATTCCTAGTCTGTAAATGGGGTCAAACATGGTATCAAGAGTATAGGAAAGTTATTTCAATGACTCTGTACCGGAGCGGTAAACGCCTGAAGCCCTTGGTCTCGATCCATCACAGTCCCTGGGTAAAGAACGCTAAAAATACGTTCTTCTCTTTTAAACAAAACGTGGAGGTTGGCAGCATTAGCTTAGCTACATCTCAGGAGATGTATTGCTCCTCCTTTATGAAAAGTGTTGCGAGTTAGCCGAGAGTCGACGCTTTAGTGTTCTAACGGGTTCAGGCCTGTTTAGTGTCCATGCCAAGAAAAGATGCAGGTGTTTCGAAAACAACTGCTAGGATCCTGGCCAGTGTCCACGAAAAGAAGGTCAGCTTCCATCCCCAGTCAGTTGCTGGCTGTTTCTGTGAAATGCAGTCAGAGGAAAAAAGGTCCAGCATTGAAGGGATCAATCCATAATCTATTAACTCCAATGTGgggttttttgtgtttttttctaaGATTCCAATTTAAAACTTCAATGGCTGTAATTTCACAATTTGATTCCACCCTGTTCCAGTTTGTTGTTTTCAGACTTGTGTGAAGAGGATAGACTGGATACAGCAGCTCTCTATGGGTTTTTGTGCAGCAGTGATTCAGAAAAGGAACAAATGCACCGAGTGATGCATACAAATGTGCCATTATCATAATTGTCTTCACTCATTTAGTTTAATGTAGCTATGCTTCATTCATTGTTTTGGTTTTTATGCGTTTTTTTGCCATTAACAGTGTAGCCTATTTCTACAATGCTGTAAGCCATCATCTACCCTTTCAGTCCCCAATATGCTACAGTAATATCAGCTCCGTTTCACCCTTTTATACTGTGGAACACTTTCCACTCAGTACATCTTACACACAAAGTACTTAGTACATACATTGGCAACCCCTTTGAAAATGATTGGCTATTATTACATGAGGTCTCAGTAACGGTCAAAGAGCATGGATCAATTTCAAATGGGTGCTTTTCAACCAACTTTACCTAATCGTTCTGCAACACGTCTTGCTCAGATGATCAAGCTGAAATATTCAAGCCCTCCTTTCAACTGTCAGAGAGTATTGTTTTCTTACGAGTCCTCCTCTTTGTCATCTCCAGAGCCTGTACTGCCTCTCTCAGCAGTTTACAGCGCAGGCAAGGTCACACCCagacgtccccccccccctcccgcgcGCTTCACATGTGCACTGGGACGAGGGGAGAGTCTCTCCAGCCAGCCAAGGTCGATCTATGCTGCTGTTGATGACCATATAATATCTCCTATATGAACCCTTAGGAAGATAATGCTTGTCCAAAACAGTTCCCATTAAATCTAGGTGAGATACTGCAGCTGTTTGTCGCCCTGAGTGTTGTTCTGAGTCTCATCCCAGCGCTTTTGTTATCGCCTAGGAGACAAGTGATGTATTGTGAGCAAGGAGTGCCTACGCTTAGTTTCTGTATTCTTTTGTGCCAGGCAACATGCCTCACAGGCACTTTTCCACTGAAAACCTCATTATCATCTATGCCTACGTCTGTCCCACCTCTCTGTTGACCGTCTCCTTAGTTCAGTGGAGAAAATGTTCCCCCCAAATTAGGAGGTCTCTGCTATCCCTATGAAAGAAAGATTATTGTTGGTGATTATTGCTGTTCATTTTGGCAGACAAATTCAAATAGCTCTAGCTCCTAGAACGATTTAAAAGGTTCTACATGGAGCAAAAAGGGGCGTCTTCTGCAGGCGACGCCACAGGGACTCGAGAACCTTTATTGAACCTGACTTGTCTTGAGAGTTGACATGACCTTGCTGTTCTAGGTGGGACGCATGCTCATCCTGCTGGGAAACAGTCCAGATTAACCCCAGGGCCTGAGGTACAGGGTTCAAAGTCCCGCGCCCCCACATCCGAACGCACACTCGTGATCTGTCATGACGGCAATTCAGGGTGAGCTGCTTTGAAGGAAAATGTAGGTTAAATACACAGAGGAGCCGATCTTATTAGCGTTTACCCAGGAGAGAAGTCGCTATTTGATCTCCACTCTGTTGCATAacctagaggagagagggagaaaagagagagagagacgaagccTTCAATAATCCATGTCTGTTTCAGTAAAAGCGCGCGATTTCCACTGGCTCCAATTAGCTGAAATGAAACCTAACATTCTGGGTAACTATTTGATAAGTATTCCATAGATGCTTGACATACTGTATGCATTCAGTCCAAACATACTGTACTTATCTGTCCTTTTGCGGTGCATTCAACTAAAGACTGAACGAATCCATTTCTGGATGCAGACAGCAGCTGAACCAGAAACGGTGGTCTTAGCATCAAGCAAGTCTCTTCTGTCTGACTAGGCATTCCTCTGTTCACGTTTGGAGACACCAATCTGGTCTTGTTGTTGTGAAGCTCTGGCGAAGCTAAATGGATGCTCTGTGCACCCAGAGGATGGGATGCAGGATCCAGCTACCTAAGTTGCCTCCACCAGCTGTTGCCGTTCATTCCCTTCTAACTGCACGAGTTCAGGAGCAGGCCTACACGGCTTGTCATATTGCTCATACCAAATGAGAACTATGGTATGTTGAAACAGAAGATATTTGCACTAATCCTCCTAAGGTTTGGTAGTACTCCAGGCCACTTGCTTATGCTAACGTCTCAATAAGATATGACTGAATCCTGCAGAGGGGCGCAAAGGACAGCGTTCCTCCCTTTTCTCCAAACCCATTTGCCGACTGTCTGTGATGTTTTATGGATATGGGTTTTAGAGGGAATAAAATTCCCCATTTCTGCCTGATTGAGCTGTTTTTCAGGAAGCCCTATAGAGGCTCTGTGGTGGCAGGGTGAACAGCCTGCATCACTGCCTACACTCAGCACATCCTGTACCCTCCAAAAATCTGTGTTGCTTGGCAAGGAGCTGACTATCATCACCAACTGTTGTCACACGCGTCTACTTTAGTCCTTCATGCATAACACACCAACATACATGTTGTATGCACATGCATGCATATGGGTCCACAaagtcccaacacacacacacacacaaaacacactaaaGACATGTTGCTTCCACAAAATAGTTTTATTAGTAAAAAATAGAGCTACTCGCACAAGCACATTGAAACATTACCAGAACATTTAAACTGTTCATCAGCATAATCCTCCTGGCAAATGAAGAAGTGCTAAAGCATCCACAAAAATAAGCTGCAATTATCAAAACGATAATTATTGTCTTGGGTTTCTGCTGGGGCGCTGTGGTTGTTGAGACATTACAGGTCTGCACTTTGCACTGCAGCCATTTAGAAGCTAATAAAATGGTGCACTGATTATGAAGCTGCACATCCACAAATAGAGAAACCTTCGATTTTAGTTTGCCTGCTAGATCTTTTCAGACCAAAAAAGAGGCTAGCTGgcttgcagtgttttttttccccctccttctcagacTGCCAATTGTATTATGTACATTTGTACCGGTTCAGGGGACTTGCGATGCTCAGCCATTTGAAACAAACTGCTGTCAAACAATGTTACACAGAGCCAGCCGAGTAGTCTTCTTATAAAGAAGATACAAAGTATGAACATGTTATCTTATGCATGCCAGACAAAATGTAAAAATTAGGATTTGTATTTGAGATAAATATGTACAGTCCACTGCAGACTTAAAATACTGTCGATAAAAATGGATACAATATCCCTAAGTGTGATTTAGAAAACAATTTTCAAAACCATAGACTTTAATCATTTGTAATGAAACTGAAATATGTATGCCCCTGAAATAATTCTGTGCTTTGGATAAGAAGGAATTAAATGGTTGAAAAAACATTGTTTGTAATACTGTATCCCAATGTACACATGGATTAATCAACACTAAAGTCTGGCAGAACAAATAAGAAATCCATAAAACATCTTTGAATGTGTAACTCACATACAAACTATGtgataaaaaagaaacagaaggaACTCCGAACAGTATTAAGCTTGTCTTGAGTCCATTTGGCACATTCTCAAACACGCATCTTATTGACGATGGCACATTCTTGTCTCATATTTATTGCATTCTTTACCGTGCCTGTGCCGTGTTGTTATTGACCAGATCACAGACCCTTTTAATGCTCAGTGCTGAGGGCATGGCGGGTAGCCAGGCcggaggggcagggggtgaaCCTAGCCCTGTAGGGCTGCCAGGTCCAACAGATATGCCCCCCAGCGGTGCCCCCAGACTTCCGGAAGCAGCCTGCAGGTGGCGAGCTGGGCTTAGCCATCTGCTCTACCCCGGGAAACTGCCTATTTAGGAGATATGAGAGTgggagtagagagagaagagaaggagagccgAGCTACACATCACTGCCAGAGCTTGTCACTAGAGCAGCCATTTCAGACTGGAGACAACATAcctcatcacccccccccccccttcttcttctttttctgaaCACTCGAGACACACATGGGAACAGAACCGTTTTAAAGCACCTCTGACATACGAGTAGGCAGGGGAAGTGTGTGAGTgggtaagtgagtgtgtgtgtgcgcatttgtggctgtgtgtgtgtgtaagcagacGTGCTGGACAGCATGCTCTCAACATGCAACTGCGTTCCCTCATGACTTGAGGAGAAGAGGCAGAACCCCtaaagacagactgacaggtgCAGACCGGTAGGTAGCATATGCAAGGCTGACGCACTTGGAAGAATAAGCCACATGTTGGAAATGACTCAAACCTTTTTCTAAGTAGAGGCCATCGACACAGCATGGCCACACCGCACGCTGTGACTCAAACCCCTTTCCCTGTACCTCGCTGTACAACACAAATATCCTTGCTGTATAGCTCCGCACCCCACCAACTTCTCAAATGTAGCTGCATTTCCCCACATAACCCTTAATTGCATGTCAGACAGCCTGTTAACAATGGTCAACAAAGAGGGAGCGTTTCCCAAACCTGGGAGTGACAGTGGGCTGCTGGCTCATGTGACTGCCTAATAAAAGGGATTAGATGAAGCTTCCCAGCGTGTGTGGAGCTTCTATGGAAGGCTTATGGAGCTGGGTACAGGGAGAGATGCCCCCCTGCCCAACCTCAAAGCTctgacctgacacacacagaatccCAGACAAGAAAGATATTTGGGCTCCGGATCCCGTTACCATGGCAGTGAGGAGGCGGACAGCTCGAGTGAAAAGCGCATGCAGCTCCGGTGTGTCAGAGGGTTCAGTGTTTATGTGTTCTAGAGTGTCTacgtatgcctgtgtgtgtgtgtgtaggaggttgtctatgtgtgtgtataattcTCTGCCTGTGGCAGTCTCTTcatctgtatgcatgtgtgtgtgtgtgcccgagTGTATACATGGAATCAGCAGCGAGCTAGAAAAGCCAGCCTTCTTTCGTTTGGAAACAAAATGGGAAAGCAACATGTCAGACAGTCCACGCAgggatctctccatctctgtttcaCGCTCTCTCTATCCCCGTTTCCACCTGCTGGGATCCAGGCCGGGTTCTGTTTGTTtgtatctctctttccatcatCGGACCAGCACCCATATTTACTCATCCTGACTGCTTCTCTTTGAACAGTTTCAGAAGGGTCATGTGCTAcagctttttgggcacaggcaTTGTAGTGTCTACTAATATGTCAGGTTTCTAACCAGGCATTCCACTGTATCAATACAAACACAGGCCATAAACAGCATGCTTTATAGGGCAAAATATCAATCCTTCTATTATTAGCTACCAAAAATAACTATCATTTTATTAAATCAGTCCCAACTAGTGTAATTCTAGTGAATGGTTTGGCAAAAACTACAATGGCTTGCTATTGAAAGGGCTTCCACCTACTGCTGCCTCTTTGAGACATCATATTGCCGACTTGTCGAATGAAAGGGCACCCAACGATTGTTAGCAGCTAAATGAttgctccccctcccctccccccaattCAAACCTTTGGTGAGGACGAAATGaaggagaaaaaaggaaaggaaaggcaTCCTAATAACTAATCTGTTTCCCGGGAAACTCAGTGATCTCCTGATGGACGGAGATCTGCCTTGTTTTCAGGCGGCTCTCCTTCGGCGATCCTGCAGCGCGTTTCACATTAACACTCCCCGTCTGTTCCCGGGCGCAGCTCAGGGAATACCTCCACTGTTTGTTGTGCTTGCAGAACACAATAAaaagaagggagggaaaaaTACAAGACGGAAGACGGcggggacaaaaaaaaaacctctTCAAAGTCCTTCAACGCACTCCtattttttctcctcctccttgtctacTATTCAGCAAGACGACAGcagtgtctcccccccccccccccccttcccgctGTCTCTTTTTCCACCATAGCCCAAAGCTTGCGCGCCTACCGCCAGGGCTCAGTCACACATAGTCCTGCAGGCTGTAGCCAGTCTTGTTGTctaagggggagagggagcagtactggtgctggagctggtcctgctgctggaggagctgctgctgctggtgaagCAGCAGCTTGtcaggggggggcagcaggacCATGTCCCTCCCGCCGTGCCTCTTCCCAGAACACGACACGCAGAAGATGGACCCCCCCACAAAGAGGAAGCCCGCCGACACGAACGCCACGTACACCGCCCCCCCGGGCTCAAACTTGTTGCTCTCGGGCACGCTGGAGTCCAGGAAGTTGGTGATGACCTCGTTGGTGAACCAGGAAGCCGGCACCAGGCACAGGAAGCCGGCGGCGATGAAGCAGCCGCCGCTGGCGATGGCGGCGTGCCTCTTGGAGCGCCGCCCGCCCCCCCAGCGGGTGCAC
This genomic window contains:
- the LOC124463210 gene encoding claudin-20, yielding MASTGMQIFAFVLALLGIMGAMVATLLPNWKVSADVGSNIITAISQMQGLWMDCTWYSTGMFSCTLKYSVLSLPAYLQTARTTMVLCCVLAAMGLCLASLGLKCTRWGGGRRSKRHAAIASGGCFIAAGFLCLVPASWFTNEVITNFLDSSVPESNKFEPGGAVYVAFVSAGFLFVGGSIFCVSCSGKRHGGRDMVLLPPPDKLLLHQQQQLLQQQDQLQHQYCSLSPLDNKTGYSLQDYV